One segment of Pseudanabaena sp. PCC 6802 DNA contains the following:
- a CDS encoding type II toxin-antitoxin system RelE family toxin: MSYSVTILRRAQKELANLPTDIYPKVQDALRSLADEPRPSGCLKLKGREEWRIRVGDYRVLYAIDDIAVFRSERVGGLGALPPRREGRAVLGVPR, from the coding sequence ATGAGCTACAGCGTTACCATTTTACGTCGTGCTCAGAAAGAGTTAGCTAATCTTCCTACAGATATTTATCCTAAGGTTCAAGATGCTTTGCGATCGCTGGCTGATGAGCCAAGACCTAGTGGTTGTTTGAAGCTAAAAGGTAGAGAAGAGTGGCGCATTCGCGTTGGTGATTATCGGGTTTTGTACGCGATCGATGATATAGCGGTTTTCAGATCGGAAAGAGTAGGGGGTTTGGGGGCGTTGCCCCCAAGAAGGGAAGGCAGGGCGGTCTTGGGGGTTCCCCGCTAG
- a CDS encoding IS630 family transposase — translation MDKPDGRHLSIETQNYLRQQAIRLREQGKRVCDISEYLGIHRNTITEWWWAYQDYGEAALFQQRRGREVGEGRSLSASEETTIEAMLRGHSPEEYQIESALWTRQAVQILIEQELGVEMPIRTVGEYLKRWGYSPQKPIERAYEQDPAAVKHWLQEEYPAIEQRAQAEGAEIEWGDESGLSSDEYGGRGYAPKGHPPEIRPSKRERTRLNFIASISNQGTIQFMLYTCTLTAPVFIEFLQRLIDKRSSKLFWIVDRHPVHRERPVQQWLEQHSQEIELFYLPSYAPQLNPVEYFNGDVKQGVHAKPLTRNLGQLKHRLLSQLQKLQRLPAHIRSYFKHPSIIYAAL, via the coding sequence ATGGATAAACCAGATGGCCGACACCTATCGATAGAAACGCAAAATTACCTTCGACAGCAAGCGATCCGGTTGCGAGAACAAGGGAAACGAGTATGTGATATTAGTGAGTACCTGGGGATTCATCGTAACACGATTACGGAGTGGTGGTGGGCGTATCAAGATTACGGAGAAGCAGCCCTGTTTCAGCAGCGACGAGGACGAGAGGTAGGGGAAGGGCGCAGTTTAAGTGCCTCAGAGGAAACAACGATTGAAGCAATGCTGCGGGGACACAGCCCGGAGGAATACCAGATCGAGAGCGCCTTGTGGACTAGACAAGCCGTGCAAATACTAATCGAGCAAGAATTAGGAGTGGAGATGCCGATACGCACAGTGGGGGAATATCTCAAACGATGGGGCTACAGCCCCCAGAAGCCGATCGAACGTGCCTATGAGCAAGACCCCGCTGCCGTGAAACACTGGTTACAGGAAGAATATCCCGCGATTGAGCAACGGGCACAAGCAGAAGGTGCCGAAATCGAGTGGGGAGATGAATCGGGACTCAGTTCTGATGAGTATGGAGGGCGAGGTTATGCACCCAAGGGACATCCCCCTGAAATTCGTCCTAGTAAACGCGAGCGGACACGGTTGAATTTCATTGCTAGCATCAGTAATCAAGGCACGATTCAATTTATGCTTTACACCTGTACCTTGACAGCCCCAGTATTTATTGAATTTCTGCAACGGTTGATTGACAAGCGTTCAAGCAAACTGTTTTGGATCGTGGATCGCCATCCCGTCCATCGAGAGCGCCCCGTGCAGCAATGGTTAGAACAGCACTCCCAGGAGATCGAGTTATTTTATTTGCCTTCCTATGCGCCGCAGTTGAATCCAGTAGAGTATTTCAATGGTGATGTGAAACAGGGAGTTCACGCCAAACCTCTGACGCGAAACCTGGGTCAATTAAAACATAGATTGCTATCTCAACTGCAGAAATTGCAGAGATTGCCTGCCCACATTAGGAGTTACTTTAAGCATCCATCTATTATTTATGCTGCTCTATAG
- a CDS encoding RAMP superfamily CRISPR-associated protein, protein MSQKYSNDRQTAASAFARPQKSISSSNQNMCNPLQALIRSEPSIHSESDRKPVLVKAVEADKGCDRIYKTLNQRIRDLVGSNGIAIEVEFDWRVRVGGNRGFCDLLLPVLHPVFGIPYIPASTLKGVTRAWAEKHADPKVRELLGMLEGNQAKAAKVEFLDAFPTGACLSVDVANPQWKWDANPVRYGSSPFPSLSMETATILVGIMPTERGTKADTEIVRSWLENALKIGIGSRISSGYGRTTQYLASMPHSQYKFELWTEGMYGYNPPAKGNDYRGTHEFRPSALRGILRYWFRAMAILLRQ, encoded by the coding sequence ATGAGTCAAAAATATTCTAACGATCGCCAGACTGCCGCGAGTGCATTTGCCAGACCGCAAAAGTCTATTTCCAGCTCGAACCAAAACATGTGCAATCCTTTACAAGCTTTGATACGCAGTGAGCCAAGCATTCACAGCGAAAGCGATCGCAAGCCTGTTTTAGTGAAAGCAGTTGAGGCGGATAAGGGATGCGATCGCATTTACAAAACACTCAACCAGCGCATAAGAGATCTAGTTGGTAGTAATGGCATCGCTATTGAAGTTGAGTTCGATTGGCGAGTGCGGGTAGGCGGCAATCGTGGTTTCTGCGATCTCCTGCTGCCTGTTTTGCATCCTGTCTTTGGTATTCCCTATATCCCAGCTTCTACACTGAAAGGAGTAACTAGAGCTTGGGCAGAGAAACATGCCGATCCAAAAGTCCGAGAACTATTGGGAATGTTAGAGGGAAATCAGGCAAAAGCAGCAAAGGTAGAATTTCTAGACGCATTTCCTACAGGTGCGTGCTTGAGTGTTGATGTAGCAAATCCACAGTGGAAGTGGGATGCAAATCCTGTGAGGTATGGATCGAGTCCATTTCCATCCCTAAGCATGGAAACAGCAACGATTCTAGTTGGGATTATGCCTACCGAAAGGGGTACTAAAGCAGATACTGAAATTGTAAGGTCTTGGCTAGAAAATGCACTTAAAATAGGTATTGGTTCTCGTATTAGCAGCGGCTATGGTCGTACTACTCAATATCTAGCTAGTATGCCTCATTCCCAGTATAAGTTTGAGTTATGGACTGAAGGCATGTATGGGTACAATCCCCCTGCAAAGGGAAATGATTATCGCGGAACTCATGAGTTTCGACCTTCAGCTTTAAGGGGAATATTACGATATTGGTTCCGGGCAATGGCAATATTGCTCCGGCAATGA
- the cmr4 gene encoding type III-B CRISPR module RAMP protein Cmr4 — MSAYLTYSYLLTPLHTGASSQAGNLMGIAREAHTELPYLPSSSLRGKIRSVLEAQYPSGEVGAFMGERLKDGQLPTEGEVWFADATLLLFPIASYSHQFAWITCPLWLSRWNRWLKHKSLEELIRAWRSLLTSENGKKGITSVPGDRIYLQGALLNQGDLQPIDKDAACWECFAKLPNQNGILDLKQKLLVLSDEDCAGLVETGLQREVRVALKPGEKIVEGSSFRSEESIPSETLLFFPWGLKKENSETNGVGEFLREMLNTRLQFGGLEGLGRGWVENATVKLDKTGKQEC; from the coding sequence GTGTCAGCTTACTTAACTTATAGCTATTTGCTTACACCACTTCACACTGGTGCAAGTTCCCAAGCAGGCAATCTAATGGGAATTGCGCGTGAAGCGCATACCGAGCTTCCCTATTTACCATCCTCATCCCTGAGGGGTAAAATTCGCTCTGTCCTGGAAGCACAATATCCTAGCGGAGAGGTAGGTGCTTTTATGGGCGAGCGCCTCAAAGACGGACAACTACCTACTGAAGGCGAAGTCTGGTTTGCCGATGCCACGCTGCTTTTATTCCCGATCGCTTCCTACAGTCACCAATTTGCCTGGATTACCTGTCCGCTGTGGTTGAGTCGTTGGAATCGCTGGCTGAAGCATAAAAGTTTAGAGGAGTTGATTAGGGCATGGCGATCGCTACTTACATCAGAGAATGGCAAAAAGGGGATTACCTCGGTTCCAGGCGATCGGATTTACCTACAGGGAGCACTATTAAATCAAGGCGATCTGCAACCTATCGATAAAGATGCGGCTTGCTGGGAATGCTTTGCAAAATTGCCAAATCAGAACGGTATCCTCGATCTCAAGCAAAAATTGCTCGTTCTCTCCGACGAGGATTGTGCGGGATTGGTCGAGACTGGCTTGCAAAGAGAAGTGCGCGTGGCACTTAAGCCAGGAGAGAAAATTGTTGAGGGTAGCAGTTTTCGTTCGGAAGAATCCATCCCTTCAGAAACGCTATTATTTTTCCCCTGGGGGTTAAAAAAGGAAAACTCTGAAACAAATGGGGTCGGCGAATTTTTGAGAGAGATGCTAAACACTCGCCTCCAGTTTGGCGGTTTGGAAGGCTTAGGGCGCGGCTGGGTAGAGAATGCGACAGTGAAATTAGATAAAACAGGAAAACAAGAATGCTAA